One Desulfovibrio fairfieldensis genomic window carries:
- a CDS encoding alkyl/aryl-sulfatase yields MRMFRHFFLSAAGLACGIVCGLGVHPAYAAPMKDAFAEATGKAATAATRAANKAAVRDLNFNDRQDYDDAQRGFIAPLPDNGRILDKNGRETWNFRKYAFLAPAMSRDMPPSRIMPTPAPDTVHPSLWRQSQLVLRDGLYKVTERIYQVRNADLSNMTIIEGDTGLIVVDPLISAENAAAALDLYYTHRPRKPVKTVIYSHSHVDHYGGVPGVTTEEDVKSGAVRVIAPEGFLRAAMSENVLAGTAMGRRAQYMYGELLPPSPTGHVGAGLGLKNSGGSTGLIPPTRTIAQSGERLELDGLTFVFLLAPNTEAPAEMHWYIPELKALTAAENCTHTMHNLYTLRGAKTRDPLSWCRALDETLALWGNEAEVLYGMHHWPVWGNERVRRTLALTSDLYRYINDQTLHAANQGQTMLEIAEKLRLPPELAQSFGLRGYYGSLNHNVKAVYNFYLGWFDGNPAHLHALPPRVAARKYVEYMGGAEAVLRRARKDFAQGEYRWVAQVLDHVIFADPGNTTARELAADALEQLGYQAESGPWRNFYLSGARDLRGLPPARDENAAQTSNSQSQAMTPELYFGYLGVRLNAQRAQGRRLALRVKLSDPEQVWELRLGNSVLRARLNAGDPDAAPAPEATLTAAMPTVMALFEGRLSVAEAAKQGMITGDSQTVAELLGLLDRFTPDFPLVLPGKE; encoded by the coding sequence ATGAGGATGTTCCGTCATTTCTTTCTCAGCGCGGCGGGCCTGGCCTGCGGCATTGTCTGCGGTCTGGGAGTGCATCCGGCATATGCGGCTCCCATGAAGGACGCCTTCGCGGAAGCGACCGGCAAAGCGGCCACGGCCGCCACCCGCGCGGCCAACAAGGCCGCTGTCCGGGATCTGAATTTCAACGACCGGCAGGACTATGATGACGCCCAGCGCGGCTTTATCGCTCCCCTGCCGGACAACGGCCGCATTCTGGACAAAAACGGCCGTGAAACCTGGAATTTCCGGAAATACGCGTTTCTGGCCCCGGCCATGAGCCGGGACATGCCGCCCTCCCGGATCATGCCTACGCCCGCGCCGGACACGGTGCATCCCTCGCTCTGGCGGCAGTCGCAGCTGGTGTTGCGCGACGGCCTGTACAAAGTCACGGAACGCATTTACCAGGTGCGCAATGCGGATCTTTCCAACATGACCATCATTGAAGGCGATACGGGCCTGATCGTGGTGGACCCCCTGATTTCCGCCGAAAACGCTGCCGCCGCCCTGGATCTCTACTACACGCACCGCCCGCGCAAGCCCGTGAAGACGGTCATTTATTCCCACAGCCATGTGGATCATTACGGCGGCGTGCCGGGCGTGACCACGGAAGAGGACGTCAAGAGCGGCGCGGTGCGGGTCATCGCGCCGGAGGGCTTTCTGCGTGCCGCCATGTCGGAAAACGTGCTGGCCGGAACAGCCATGGGCCGCCGGGCCCAGTACATGTACGGCGAATTGCTGCCGCCGTCGCCCACCGGCCATGTGGGCGCGGGCCTGGGCCTGAAAAATTCCGGCGGGTCCACCGGCCTCATTCCGCCCACGCGTACCATTGCCCAAAGCGGCGAGCGCCTTGAACTGGACGGCCTGACCTTTGTTTTTCTGCTGGCTCCCAATACCGAGGCCCCGGCGGAAATGCACTGGTACATCCCCGAACTGAAGGCCCTGACCGCCGCTGAAAACTGCACCCACACCATGCACAATCTCTATACCCTGCGAGGGGCCAAGACGCGCGATCCCTTGAGCTGGTGCCGCGCCCTGGACGAAACCCTGGCTCTCTGGGGCAACGAGGCCGAAGTGCTGTACGGCATGCACCACTGGCCGGTCTGGGGCAATGAGCGGGTACGCCGGACCCTGGCCCTGACCAGCGATCTCTACCGCTACATTAACGATCAGACCCTGCATGCAGCCAACCAGGGGCAGACCATGCTGGAAATCGCCGAAAAACTGCGCCTGCCTCCGGAACTGGCGCAAAGCTTCGGCCTGCGCGGCTATTACGGCAGCCTGAATCACAACGTCAAAGCCGTGTACAATTTCTATCTGGGCTGGTTCGACGGCAATCCCGCGCATCTGCACGCCCTGCCGCCGCGCGTGGCGGCCCGCAAGTACGTGGAGTACATGGGCGGGGCCGAGGCCGTGCTCCGGCGCGCCCGCAAGGATTTCGCCCAGGGCGAATACCGCTGGGTGGCCCAGGTGCTGGACCACGTGATCTTTGCCGATCCCGGCAATACCACGGCGCGGGAACTGGCGGCGGACGCCCTGGAGCAGTTGGGCTATCAGGCGGAAAGCGGCCCCTGGCGCAATTTCTATCTCAGCGGGGCGCGGGACCTGCGCGGCCTGCCCCCGGCCAGGGACGAAAATGCCGCGCAAACGAGCAACAGCCAGTCACAGGCCATGACCCCGGAGCTTTACTTCGGCTATCTGGGCGTGCGCCTCAATGCCCAGAGGGCTCAGGGCCGCAGGCTCGCGCTGCGCGTAAAACTCAGCGATCCGGAACAGGTCTGGGAGCTGCGCCTGGGCAACAGCGTGCTGCGCGCCCGCCTGAACGCAGGCGACCCCGATGCGGCCCCCGCGCCGGAAGCGACCCTGACCGCCGCCATGCCCACGGTCATGGCCCTGTTTGAAGGACGCCTGAGCGTAGCCGAAGCCGCCAAACAGGGCATGATCACGGGCGACAGCCAAACCGTGGCGGAACTGCTGGGCCTGCTGGACCGCTTTACGCCCGACTTTCCCCTGGTGCTGCCCGGAAAGGAATAA
- a CDS encoding tetratricopeptide repeat protein, with translation MSFMFSSGRFRRSPVPAVFPAVFLAASLIWAVPGNASADQAQAPGTSPAAAAIQAAPPVPTPAAPAAKKAQPSRKNARPARKKNPPSQAAPAAASQQPTAPTTDASGPKEESPVQARAPELPEGPAGDAARAYAQGNFLKARDIWQKLAEEGDAQAMNNLGVLYDQGHGVEPDTGRALHWFAQSAKAGHPSGMSNYGRMLEQGRGIAANPREAARWFDLAARQGQPEAQYNLGLLYERGRGVPQDDKAAAAWYSRAAAQQQSESLARLGHFYRAGRGVAKNPGRAVLLLYAAAMSGEAGAIRELEEMAKEGPSRPAAVLFGQKLDATDRAAMRAALKKSGTPASRESDDFICDLYDVRRVVPGAEQMAACYGPGSPAPLGFLKIDYAAPDKATAAQILHMVEERFGPPSAGEGDDARLWNLGSVVVATQYAPTHRQMSLMYMVPGVYHLTRRP, from the coding sequence ATGAGCTTCATGTTTTCCTCAGGACGCTTTCGGCGCAGCCCGGTTCCGGCCGTCTTCCCGGCTGTCTTTCTGGCCGCATCCCTGATCTGGGCCGTGCCCGGCAACGCTTCGGCGGACCAGGCCCAGGCGCCGGGCACATCTCCGGCGGCGGCCGCAATACAGGCCGCGCCGCCGGTCCCCACTCCGGCCGCACCCGCCGCGAAGAAGGCGCAGCCGTCCCGCAAAAACGCACGTCCCGCGCGTAAAAAGAATCCGCCGTCCCAAGCCGCTCCGGCGGCAGCGTCGCAGCAACCAACCGCGCCCACGACGGACGCGTCCGGGCCGAAGGAGGAATCTCCGGTCCAGGCCAGGGCCCCTGAATTGCCCGAAGGCCCGGCGGGGGACGCCGCCCGCGCTTACGCCCAAGGGAATTTCCTCAAGGCCAGGGACATCTGGCAAAAGCTGGCCGAGGAGGGCGACGCCCAGGCCATGAACAATCTGGGCGTGCTCTATGACCAGGGCCACGGCGTGGAGCCCGACACGGGCCGGGCTTTGCACTGGTTCGCCCAGTCGGCCAAGGCCGGGCATCCTTCGGGCATGAGCAATTACGGCCGCATGCTGGAGCAGGGGCGCGGCATTGCCGCCAACCCGCGGGAAGCCGCCCGCTGGTTTGACCTGGCCGCCCGCCAGGGCCAGCCCGAAGCCCAGTACAATCTGGGGCTGCTGTACGAACGGGGCCGGGGCGTGCCCCAGGACGACAAGGCGGCGGCCGCCTGGTACAGCCGGGCCGCGGCCCAGCAGCAAAGCGAGTCCCTGGCCCGCCTGGGGCATTTCTACCGCGCGGGCCGGGGCGTGGCAAAAAATCCCGGCCGGGCCGTGCTGCTGCTCTACGCGGCGGCCATGAGCGGCGAAGCCGGGGCCATCCGCGAACTGGAAGAAATGGCGAAAGAGGGCCCGTCCCGCCCGGCCGCCGTGCTCTTCGGCCAGAAGCTGGACGCCACGGACCGCGCCGCCATGCGCGCCGCCCTGAAAAAATCCGGCACGCCCGCCAGCCGCGAGAGCGACGACTTTATCTGCGATCTGTACGACGTGCGCCGGGTGGTGCCCGGCGCGGAGCAGATGGCCGCCTGTTACGGACCGGGCTCGCCCGCGCCCCTGGGCTTTCTGAAAATCGACTATGCCGCGCCGGACAAGGCCACGGCCGCGCAGATCCTGCACATGGTGGAAGAACGCTTCGGGCCGCCCTCAGCCGGTGAAGGGGACGACGCCCGGCTCTGGAACCTGGGCTCCGTGGTGGTGGCAACCCAGTACGCGCCCACCCACCGCCAGATGAGCCTGATGTATATGGTGCCGGGCGTCTACCATCTGACCCGCCGGCCATAG
- a CDS encoding tetratricopeptide repeat protein produces MEDDTAKSGLAKRIQLRQIEQTMAKTMAESKIQDKFYGEAVIEYLRDNGQIICISDDKTFTDLLREAVCTRLKMPSGCLSISSSADMLLHTLRHMISARNAPLLLIEQNLGSRDMTYLLRQLKNAYPELWIISVARETNKQRFVLLHESGVDNCIVKPIGVQALLEKIALTIKPHGKLGRVLEWARALMAQGEHLRALQVCKQALDLKANSAAALLLIGDVFRAMRQYDKACEAYENASRTSAMYLEPLRKMAEVYAETGNTAKRLECLERLDGLSPLNVERKLTLGEIYLQMNRPESARKIFDQAMTLSDREATEYISGVAFRVADVYMDKDPQTAVAFLQRGLEAKRGFWGTEDLLTFNRVGILLRRAGKWREAAEEYLKALKVAPDDENLHYNLSMAYLEGKDFESARASTLKALALNPDLPRKSSLIACNLATVFVRTGDNMHALPLLRLALEQDPANDQARDLLTQASREES; encoded by the coding sequence ATGGAGGACGATACCGCGAAAAGCGGCCTTGCAAAGCGCATACAACTCAGGCAGATCGAGCAGACCATGGCGAAAACCATGGCCGAAAGCAAGATTCAAGATAAGTTCTATGGGGAAGCCGTTATCGAATATCTGCGCGACAACGGCCAGATCATCTGTATTTCCGACGACAAGACATTTACCGATCTGTTGCGCGAGGCCGTATGCACGCGGTTGAAGATGCCCTCCGGCTGCCTGTCCATCAGCAGCAGCGCCGATATGCTGCTGCACACCCTGCGCCACATGATCTCGGCCAGAAACGCGCCCCTGCTGCTCATTGAGCAGAACCTCGGAAGCCGGGACATGACCTATCTGCTCCGGCAGCTCAAAAATGCCTATCCAGAGCTGTGGATCATCAGCGTCGCCCGCGAGACCAACAAACAGCGTTTTGTTCTTCTGCACGAAAGCGGCGTGGACAATTGCATCGTCAAACCCATCGGCGTGCAGGCCCTGCTTGAAAAGATCGCCCTGACCATCAAGCCCCACGGCAAGCTGGGCCGGGTTCTGGAATGGGCGCGCGCCCTCATGGCCCAGGGCGAGCATCTGCGCGCCCTGCAGGTCTGCAAACAGGCCCTGGACCTCAAGGCCAATTCCGCGGCGGCCCTGCTGCTCATCGGCGACGTCTTCCGGGCCATGCGGCAGTATGATAAGGCCTGCGAGGCTTATGAAAACGCCAGCCGCACCTCGGCCATGTATCTTGAACCCCTGCGCAAGATGGCGGAAGTCTACGCGGAGACCGGCAATACGGCCAAACGCCTGGAATGCCTGGAACGCCTGGACGGGCTTTCGCCCCTGAACGTGGAGCGCAAACTGACCCTGGGCGAGATCTACCTCCAGATGAACCGCCCGGAAAGCGCCAGAAAAATTTTCGATCAGGCCATGACCCTTTCGGACCGCGAAGCCACGGAATACATCTCGGGCGTGGCCTTCCGCGTGGCCGACGTCTATATGGACAAGGACCCGCAGACCGCCGTCGCCTTTCTGCAGCGGGGCCTGGAGGCCAAAAGGGGGTTCTGGGGCACCGAGGACCTGCTCACCTTCAACCGCGTGGGCATTCTGCTGCGCCGCGCGGGCAAATGGCGCGAAGCCGCCGAGGAATATCTCAAGGCCCTGAAGGTGGCCCCCGACGACGAAAATCTGCACTACAATCTGAGCATGGCCTATCTGGAGGGCAAGGATTTCGAATCCGCCCGGGCCTCCACGCTCAAGGCTCTGGCCCTTAATCCGGACCTGCCGCGCAAATCCTCGCTCATCGCCTGCAACCTGGCTACGGTCTTTGTGCGGACCGGCGACAATATGCACGCCCTGCCCCTGCTGCGTCTGGCTCTGGAACAGGACCCGGCCAACGATCAGGCCAGGGATCTGCTGACCCAGGCGAGCCGGGAAGAAAGTTGA
- the tnpA gene encoding IS200/IS605 family transposase, producing MGDAKSLAHTRWNCKYHIVFAPKYRRQVFYGEKKRAIGEILRKLCEWKDVKIVEAECCPDHIHMLLEIPPKMSVSSFMGYLKGKSSLMIYEQFGDLKFKYRNREFWCRGYYVDTVGKNKAKIQDYIKHQLESDKLGDQLSLPYPRSPFTGRK from the coding sequence ATGGGTGACGCCAAAAGTTTAGCCCACACAAGGTGGAACTGCAAATATCACATTGTTTTTGCGCCTAAATATCGCCGCCAGGTGTTCTATGGTGAAAAGAAGCGCGCCATTGGCGAAATTCTGCGCAAGTTGTGCGAATGGAAGGATGTAAAAATAGTGGAGGCAGAATGTTGCCCAGACCACATCCACATGCTGCTTGAGATTCCCCCCAAAATGAGTGTGTCGAGTTTTATGGGCTATCTAAAGGGTAAGAGTAGTCTCATGATCTATGAACAATTTGGGGATTTGAAGTTCAAATACCGCAATCGAGAATTTTGGTGCCGTGGGTATTACGTCGATACAGTGGGCAAGAATAAGGCCAAGATTCAGGATTACATCAAGCATCAGCTGGAGTCGGATAAACTTGGCGATCAGTTGAGCCTACCCTACCCAAGGAGCCCGTTTACGGGCCGCAAGTAA